In Pecten maximus unplaced genomic scaffold, xPecMax1.1, whole genome shotgun sequence, one DNA window encodes the following:
- the LOC117318913 gene encoding proline-rich extensin-like protein EPR1 — protein MQGIGLPTASLTGQGEPAPKPKPVSLQSGETPPVQCPPDTAGMAKLKKRTIKAPLTPTLLPPIPPMPSSPVSGPVQFQVIVTPPLPTTMVTTVQPGQKRKAVDAGMVKKRKTATVKCPKCGEERTPPTHQQYMGFRYCGKTETTSFDEWRASLKERAKNRKGPQ, from the coding sequence ATGCAAGGCATTGGTCTTCCAACAGCTTCTTTGACTGGACAAGGAGAACCAGCACCAAAACCGAAGCCAGTGTCTTTGCAGTCTGGAGAGACTCCTCCCGTCCAGTGTCCACCTGATACTGCTGGCATGGCCAAGCTAAAGAAAAGGACCATAAAAGCGCCATTAACACCAACTTTACTACCGCCAATCCCCCCTATGCCTTCTTCACCTGTCTCTGGACCTGTACAGTTCCAAGTGATAGTGACACCACCACTGCCCACAACCATGGTAACAACTGTACAGCCAGGACAGAAGAGGAAAGCTGTGGATGCAGGGATGGTAAAGAAAAGAAAGACCGCAACTGTCAAGTGCCCTAAGTGTGGAGAAGAGAGAACACCTCCCACTCACCAACAGTACATGGGCTTCAGATATTGTGGAAAGACAGAGACAACATCCTTTGATGAATGGAGGGCAAGTTTAAAAGAAAGGGCCAAGAATAGAAAAGGACCACAGTAG